Within the Telopea speciosissima isolate NSW1024214 ecotype Mountain lineage chromosome 4, Tspe_v1, whole genome shotgun sequence genome, the region TAGCAGTTCGGCATACAGGTATGCCGGGTTTCACAGCTTATGCAGGATTCTATGAAGTCTGTTCACCTAAAAAAGGAGAATATGTCTTTGTATCTGCAGCCTCTGGGGCAGTTGGTCAGCTTGTTGGCCAACTTGCCAAGCTATATGGGTGTTATGTAGTTGGAAGTGCTGGCTCAAAGCAAAAGGTAATTTctgtcttaattttttttatgctgGACTTTAAAATTGGAattttcccctttccttttgccctaataaattattttataaatttatttgaaTTGACTGGAAGATTTTATTCTATGATGCACATAGTATGTTCAATACTGTTCTTCAGTTCACTGACAAGCAAAAATAACATAATCACTCTTCAGGTTGATCTTCTAAAAAACAATCTAGGATTTGATGAAGCTTTCAATTACAAAGAAGAGCCAGATTTTGATGCTGCTTTAAAAAGGTTAGTAACAAGATTTTGGGAAAATGATTCTTCTTATTCCATGATTTTGGTGTACCATGGATGTGACTAAACAAAGTAGATTTAGAAACTTTGAATGTGGACCTAGAGTCTGGAATCCTAGATACCTTTGTTTCAGTCTTGTAGAAAACTCTGTATTTGTGTGATGGGGTGCGTGGGTGTGTGATCAAGTTGTAGTAGATGCTTGATTAGATTTTGACTAATATGAGTATTTGGTCTCTGTTACTCGGAATATTCCATTGAGTCTGCCTTCTGGAATCAGGGTGACCCTTGTCTTGAGTGAGTTGGGATTTCTTTCAGTAATGAATAGACATATTAACTAGATTATTCTGTCCCTTCTAAACTCCAACTTTTGTGAAATTTAAATTGTGGTTTAGCTATTTTTCGGTTCCTTCTCTTTCTGGGTCTGCTGTTATTAAGAGCAATTTATTATGGAGTGCTATACGCAGCATAAGAATCCTTTcttattgttattttatttctcttctgagGGGACTATATCTATCAATGCCAGAAAGCTATAGTTGTCTTGGAACTTGTTGACCAATTTGGCAGGTCTTTCAACTATCTAGTCCAGAATTTCACACAATTAAAAGATAAAGTTAAACATTCTTTTGTTCATGTTGGATTCTCAAATAATTGTCCAACCCCAAGCATTATGTACTTCAAATGCTTTTCTTGAATTGGCTGTGGCTGTTCTTTGGAGTTTCTGAATAGTAGGTGACATACTTGGTACTGTTATCAGCTGCCTTTGTTCTCTCTTATTATgataaaatatgggaaaaagaacgctgcttGGTCGCATGGCTCCTGCACCCACACACAGGAGTGGGCGAAATTACTGCCCTGCCCCTCCTGAAATCAAGAATTCTAtttatgttgatgcccctgcatgcactctcattggctcccaTGCTGGTGCAGGGACTACACAACCAAGCAGCAATCTCTTGCCtataaattattattatgaCTTTTAGACAGTAAATACTGAATCATCTGAGTCATTTATTGAGTGATTCATATTTGTTTTCTAGAAACTGTACCAATGAAACAACTTGCAGACAGTAACTGTAGACATGAATAATGTCTCTATCCTGAATGCTTTGGCCACAAAATGAACTTATGATCGTTAACTCACATAGATATTGTCTCATTTCTCACTAACAGGTACTTCCCACAAGGCATTGACATCTACTTTGATAATGTGGGTGGTACCATGCTTGATGCCGCACTTCTCAATATGAAGATTCATGGCCGCATTGCCATTTGTGGGATGGTATCTGAGCAGAGCCTCTCTGAGCCTAAGGGGATCTGCAACGTGTATATGCTCATAACAAAACGCATAACAATGAAGGGGTTCTTACAGAGTGATTACTTGCATTTATTCCCTAACTTCTTGGAACAAATTATTAGCGACTACAAGCAGGGGAAGATTGTGTACATAGAAGACATGAATGAAGGCCTGGAAAGTGCTCCGGCTGCCTTCGTTGGTCTATTTTCTGGAAAAAATGTTGGTAAGCAGGTCATTCATGTTGCCCATGAATAAGTATCATgcatgtcaccttctttattatATTTGTGGTAAAGTCTTTGCTCCAAATTCATCTGTGTTTCCTTGTTCtatggggtttggtattttggaTAGGGAGATCAGGATGTTGAATAACAGATGTTGCTCTGGTTAATAAAGATGATCTAATATTCAAATGTTGTAGTCATCTTTTTACCATTATCGTTTGAGGATAAGTAGTACCATTCCTGTAGGGAGCCATTTGATCTTTTAACTATTAAGTCAAGTGAGCAAAcgcgaaaaaaaaaaggaaacaatgaCAATCACACACAAATACAAGTAATTTACTGTGGTTCAACAcaaatgcctacatccacttgAGAGAATTAAAGAATTTTCTATAAATCATAAAATACAGAAGAAATAGTAAGACTTAAGAAATCGTAACTCTCACACAATTATAAATTTACCCCTTACATGTAATGAGCTTAAAACTGACCTAGTAAAACTTATACAACCCTAATAATATTTAGGTGGATCTTGCAGAATGCAAGTCACAATCCTCAAGATAGAAGCatggaagaaaaaattatttccatgCTTATGAGAGAAGCATACCACTATTGTTTCTACTATGATTACATGATGTAACAATGATACGAGCTTGGAAGAACTCAACCCCATAAACCGGCTTACAAGGTGAGGGAATCCAAGAATTTATCAACTCACATCAAGTTTTTCATATAATCGATGTGGGATAAATGGGATCGTAACATTTCACTACGCTTCGCAGGCCCGGCGCCCATGCGGGTTGATTTTGCACTAGCTACTAGTCTCGGTCGAACACAGTCATACTGACGTCACCACCCGAGCTGCACGATTGCATCTGAGAGACGTGGTgctagctttgataccactaaTACGAGCTTGGAAGAACTCAACCCCATAAACTAGCATACAAGGTAAGGGAACCCAAGAACTTATCAACCCACATCAAGTTTTTCATATAACCGATGTGGAATAAATGAGATCATAACAAACAACAAGTATACCTAATGAAATTTCTCAAATAGaatcctttttccttcttaaaTCCAACTGTTTGTTGCAAAATATAGTAAATTTAAAGGCGAAATGTTTCATATATGGTCATGTATAAACACAATCAACACTTCAGCCTTTTGTATAGGAATGCTCTATTCTCGTGTGCTTATCCAATGGCCTTAAGTTTTGATTGTGTGTGAAAGTTGGTCCTACAATTTTAATAATTCGTCTTGGGATGTTTTGGAGTTAGTTACAAAGTCATGTTACTTAATGGGAatatctaaatgacacctctataggtgtaatTAGAACTTGACACTGTCTATTATTTACCTTTGGTCATATTCTTAAAATCACAAGATAGGGATATGaaagatttcaaaaataaattgaaaggtGTCATTATCATGCACATTTTTCAAGTATGCATATGAAATAACATTATTACtcgttagaaaaaaaaatgtcatactacaaattatttaacaccttgAGAGGAGTGACAATAGAAAATCCGTACTTAAATATTTCATAAGTTTCCACtttagttttgatttaatttcatttccctttcctttatttctgtTACACCTGGCTTCGGTTAGACATCAAGTGATGTAAAATTAGTCATAAGCaaaataaaatagtaataataagCAAAAATCACTACTTCACAATCCAATGTAGATAAGTTTATTTTGGTGGCCACTGAATTTTATGACATGTCaaaatgatgtggcaattccaaccattggatagatggTGGACAATTTAAATAGGCCACTTGTCAATATCAGACTCAAATTAAACCATATACCActtgtattggcatgcattccATACATGCTTATGGTATTTCAACCACTACTATGCCATCTCTTAGAGGTCTGAATTTTCAAAGTTCTATTTTGCCTCCTTAGTAAATTGCTATTgtgttgaaacttgacatatgagtaAGGGACCTAAGGTTTTACTTATCCACATAATTTGGGCTCCATCTGGCATGCCACATGGTAGATTTTTTTTGGACTAACTAGATATACTTTGCCCTAATAATAACATATGAAAGTAATTTATATAATGTAAAAAATTTATTGTTTGTATCATTTAATTTTCCTAATTTATATCATACTGTTATAGGAGTCATTCTAATGGTATGTCTTACCTTAGGTGGTCAGACCCAAAATTCACCACATTGTAGATCCAATTAGGCAATTATGGCTGTACCAGTAGATCCAATGTTATCTATCAAATTTGACCTCAGTCAAAGTTGACCATATGGCGTTATAAAGCTTTAAAGATTcattatattttgaaaatcaaGTGAAATGCTAAAACTACAAGGAAGAGATGCCAATATGGAGGTAAATGGTTGAGCATTAATGTGAAAATTAACATGTGACGATGGTCGACCATGCCATTTCTATTCAATGGTTGGATTTGCCAAATTATCCTTCTATGTGGCACATTAAGTGCAATAAATGAAAACTCCCATGGGTGGACCAACTACAATAAACTTTGGCTGATATTATATAAGGGGGAGAGTTTTCTGTCTAGGAGCATGGCCCCTGCGCCAACATGGGAGATGATGGGACCACAatagaagcatcaataggggtgaAATTTTTGCTTTTCATGGGTGTCGGGGCAGTTATTTCACAACATCTTGTGTTTGGACGCAAGAGCCACGCTCCCGGACAGAGTCCTTTTTCCCTAATATAAAAGTAGGGAGAAAGGATGTCACCTAGTCGCATAGTGCACGCCACCCCTACGCCTAGACAAAGGGGTGTGCGTAATGACTACCGCACAcctggaaagatggaaatgaccagGGATGTAGCGGTCAATTTGTGCGCCCCTATGTTTGAGCGCAGGGGAGGTGTGCGTTGCATGACCAGATGGTGTTCTCTTTACCATAAAAGTACAGAGTTATTTTTtcgttttggtttttttttaatgacaaaaatacccaaaTATAGCATGAAATTAACTTTTATTTAAAGGAAGCAAAGCTTGGCTCATTCTTACCCAAAAGTAGAATTACATCCCTCTAATAATTACCACATGGTAGCTCAAGTAGGTTCGAATTTATATACAAGAACCACTAGTGGATCATAAGATCCTCtcctcacatgtcaagtttcaatccaATCTGAGTTTCCTAAATGACAAAAAATGATGTTAAAAATTAGAGATTAATTACTATGGGGGTGCATGGCTATGCATTGGAGGGCATACCTAAACATGAGAGAATATATTGAATCATCTTAAAAATTTTGATATGTAGCCAATTGATATTTCTTAAGTATATAACTGTTAGAATTGTCACATTACTCTTCCGTATGGCAAAATACATCAACTGTGCTAATATACTTCCAAATGTGAGTGTGTTagaatatttgtttttttaaggaaaaagaacgttaTGTAGTTGCGTGGTTCCAGCACTCGGACACATGAGTGTACAAAATTACCACCCAAACGCTTTTGAAATCTAAAAACCCATCTGTATTA harbors:
- the LOC122658510 gene encoding 2-alkenal reductase (NADP(+)-dependent); translated protein: MGEARNKQIIFNNFITGVPKETDMGLKEGKMKLEVPQGSGAVLVKNFYLSCDPYMRGRMREYYESYIPPFVPGSVIEGFGVSKVVASDNPNFKAGDLVSGITGWEEYSLIQRTEQLRKIQQADVPLSYYVGLLGMPGFTAYAGFYEVCSPKKGEYVFVSAASGAVGQLVGQLAKLYGCYVVGSAGSKQKVDLLKNNLGFDEAFNYKEEPDFDAALKRYFPQGIDIYFDNVGGTMLDAALLNMKIHGRIAICGMVSEQSLSEPKGICNVYMLITKRITMKGFLQSDYLHLFPNFLEQIISDYKQGKIVYIEDMNEGLESAPAAFVGLFSGKNVGKQVIHVAHE